One genomic region from Leptolyngbyaceae cyanobacterium JSC-12 encodes:
- a CDS encoding dolichyl-phosphate-mannose--protein O-mannosyl transferase (IMG reference gene:2510095891~PFAM: Dolichyl-phosphate-mannose-protein mannosyltransferase~manually curated) encodes MTSFHKPSKSSFPWFGVSMIGLLGFSLTLRFWGLDRFNTLVFDEVYYAKFAHNYLSQTRFFDGHPPLSKYIIAVGMWLGNQLPFGQAVKNGLTGGLYAPWTYRWINALVGGFIPLVSAGIAYQLLQRRSYALIAGVFAALDGLFLVESRYALNNVYLVILGLVGWWCLLLALNCRGVNRVGWLILAGMGFGSAVAIKWNGLWFLLGAYGLWILAQGLHWLQQRDRHLHPDRDLATESAETLCQTPLQKLLQLRWWQVGGYLGAIPFLTYAFTWIPHLRLNAKMGFWQDFWALQGEILSYHNRVGSGPDVHPYCSNWYSWLVMWRPVAYFYRITGKGDPLPSEHVLPPLSAEKVIYDVHAMGNPFLWWFSTLAIALVLALALGLMVQLVIEQRRSSQSRSFTLFATSIWGVSPAEQWLVLFLAVNYLANLLPWVRVARCIFLYHYMGASVFASLALAWLVDRWLGSDRSDLRYIGMIVIGLVGLAFVFWMPIYLGLPLSPMEFQLRMWLRSWV; translated from the coding sequence ATGACTTCGTTCCACAAGCCATCTAAATCTTCATTTCCCTGGTTTGGCGTGAGCATGATTGGACTGCTAGGTTTCTCCTTAACGCTGCGGTTTTGGGGACTCGATCGCTTCAATACTCTGGTATTCGACGAAGTGTATTACGCCAAATTTGCTCACAACTACCTTAGCCAAACACGATTCTTCGATGGGCATCCACCCCTGAGCAAATACATCATTGCGGTAGGAATGTGGCTGGGAAATCAATTGCCATTCGGTCAAGCAGTCAAAAATGGCTTAACTGGTGGGCTATATGCTCCATGGACCTACCGCTGGATCAATGCTCTGGTGGGAGGCTTCATCCCGCTAGTAAGCGCAGGCATTGCCTATCAACTTTTGCAGCGGCGGAGCTATGCCCTGATTGCTGGGGTATTCGCTGCACTGGATGGATTGTTTTTAGTCGAGTCGCGCTATGCCCTGAACAATGTATACCTGGTGATTTTGGGATTAGTGGGTTGGTGGTGTTTGCTGCTAGCACTTAACTGCCGGGGGGTGAATCGTGTGGGCTGGCTGATTTTAGCGGGGATGGGTTTTGGATCTGCTGTTGCTATCAAATGGAATGGGCTGTGGTTTTTGCTAGGAGCCTACGGGTTATGGATTTTAGCTCAGGGATTGCATTGGCTCCAGCAGCGCGATCGCCATCTGCATCCTGACCGGGATCTAGCCACGGAATCAGCAGAAACTTTATGTCAAACCCCGTTACAAAAACTGTTGCAACTTCGCTGGTGGCAGGTTGGAGGTTATCTGGGAGCTATCCCATTTCTCACCTATGCCTTTACCTGGATTCCCCATCTGCGGCTGAACGCAAAAATGGGGTTCTGGCAAGACTTTTGGGCGCTCCAGGGTGAAATTTTGAGCTACCACAATCGTGTGGGTAGTGGTCCTGATGTGCATCCTTACTGCTCTAACTGGTATAGCTGGTTAGTAATGTGGCGACCTGTGGCGTATTTTTATCGGATTACGGGCAAGGGCGATCCGCTCCCTTCAGAACATGTGTTGCCGCCGCTTTCAGCAGAAAAGGTGATTTACGATGTGCATGCGATGGGCAATCCATTTTTGTGGTGGTTCTCCACACTAGCGATTGCGCTAGTTCTGGCACTGGCGCTGGGGTTAATGGTTCAACTCGTGATCGAACAGCGTCGTTCCTCGCAGTCTCGCTCTTTCACCCTGTTTGCAACATCCATCTGGGGAGTAAGTCCGGCAGAACAATGGTTAGTGTTATTTCTGGCGGTTAACTATCTAGCCAATCTGCTGCCCTGGGTACGGGTAGCCCGCTGCATTTTTCTGTATCACTACATGGGGGCATCTGTGTTTGCCAGTCTGGCATTGGCGTGGTTGGTGGATCGCTGGCTGGGAAGTGATCGCTCTGATCTACGCTATATCGGCATGATTGTGATAGGGCTAGTAGGGTTGGCATTCGTTTTCTGGATGCCAATTTATCTGGGGTTACCGCTGTCACCGATGGAATTTCAACTCCGGATGTGGCTGCGATCGTGGGTGTAA
- a CDS encoding signal peptidase I (IMG reference gene:2510095892~PFAM: Peptidase S24-like~TIGRFAM: signal peptidase I, bacterial type), which produces MTSEKTSEQPASTANPSVKSPAKIWWDNFQALLTALILALLIRLFVAEPRFIPSDSMVPTLAVGDRLVVEKVSYRFHPPEFGDIVVFDPPPHLQEFGFKKDQAFIKRIIAQPGQTVQVSGGKVYVDNRPLVEPYIAAAPDYVLPAVEVPPGQYFVMGDNRPNSNDSHVWGFLPANYIIGRACFRFYPFDRIGLVK; this is translated from the coding sequence ATGACTTCTGAAAAAACTTCTGAGCAACCCGCAAGCACGGCAAACCCATCTGTTAAATCTCCTGCCAAAATTTGGTGGGATAATTTTCAGGCTCTGTTAACTGCGTTGATTTTAGCGCTGCTGATCCGGTTATTTGTGGCAGAACCGCGATTTATTCCGTCTGATTCTATGGTGCCGACTCTGGCGGTGGGCGATCGCCTTGTGGTAGAGAAAGTCTCTTATCGCTTTCATCCACCGGAATTTGGTGACATTGTGGTGTTCGACCCGCCACCCCATCTACAAGAATTCGGCTTTAAGAAAGATCAGGCATTCATCAAGCGGATTATTGCTCAGCCTGGGCAGACAGTGCAGGTATCAGGTGGCAAGGTGTATGTCGATAACCGTCCTTTAGTGGAACCGTACATTGCTGCTGCACCAGATTATGTACTGCCAGCTGTTGAAGTGCCTCCAGGTCAGTACTTTGTGATGGGTGATAATCGCCCTAACAGCAATGATTCGCACGTTTGGGGGTTTTTGCCTGCCAATTACATCATCGGTCGCGCCTGCTTTCGGTTTTATCCGTTTGATCGCATTGGACTCGTTAAATAG
- a CDS encoding hypothetical protein (IMG reference gene:2510095893) has product MISALVKSAFQTGYLSVESEGLIRQVLALKSYRKSDLNSLEALYEALETGRIQREAQDNIQLPSLHQLPPVKLRQS; this is encoded by the coding sequence CTGCATTCCAAACAGGGTATTTGAGTGTTGAATCTGAAGGACTGATTCGCCAGGTGCTTGCCCTCAAAAGTTATCGCAAAAGTGATCTCAACTCACTAGAAGCACTCTACGAAGCTCTAGAAACTGGACGCATTCAGCGCGAAGCCCAAGACAACATTCAGCTACCCTCTTTGCACCAATTACCCCCTGTTAAGCTTAGACAATCCTGA